The Triplophysa dalaica isolate WHDGS20190420 chromosome 5, ASM1584641v1, whole genome shotgun sequence genome window below encodes:
- the LOC130421041 gene encoding apoptosis facilitator Bcl-2-like protein 14 codes for MSESGLSFGIYTKLSPPLGIYAKTPVRDSLRRVPTSQFDTTEHRRILAIMNKEQSDSDVQIPPEDSLEFRLLMAYTRKRRPADSRLQKTSTEQKTSTQEDNIERSRKKSKRFKNRFSWLGKCIKPKTDDPIDSNDTRQPAALCSDSDVDGVEDMANKLTELSNAVHFPESSKLESDASSSQDEALLQRIVDLLKEHGDRLNEEIIADKVLSESLRASLTYGFFRRVMEAFCNSAATPELPPQQEPEKTTVAMICEATSKLFGVDHHPMTRVLGFGARYLQDKFPMWISRNIDNAEVEDEEEVH; via the exons ATGTCGGAAAGCGGTTTGTCATTTGGGATTTACACAAAATTGTCTCCGCCTCTCGGTATTTACGCGAAGACTCCAGTCAGAGATTCCCTACGAAGAGTCCCGACGAGTCAGTTCGACACGACGGAACACCGCAGGATACTCGCAATCAT GAATAAAGAACAAAGCGACAGTGATGTCCAGATCCCTCCTGAAGACAGTTTGGAGTTTAGGCTCCTGATGGCCTACACACGCAAGAGACGACCGGCAGACTCCCGCCTGCAGAAGACCAGCACCGAGCAAAAGACTTCTACACAAGAAGACAACATTGAACGCAGTAGAAAGAAAAGCAAAAGGTTTAAGAATAGGTTTTCTTGGTTGGGGAAGTGTATTAAACCGAAGACAGATGACCCCATCGATTCCAATGACACACGACAGCCCGCTGCACTAT GTTCAGATTCTGACGTGGATGGTGTAGAGGACATGGCCAATAAACTTACAGAGTTATCAAACGCTGTCCACTTTCCAGAGTCAAGCAAACTTGAATCAGATGCAAGTAGTAGTCAAGATG AGGCTCTTTTACAGAGAATTGTGGATCTCCTAAAAGAACATGGTGATCGACTGAACGAAGAG ATCATTGCAGACAAGGTGTTGAGTGAATCTCTGCGGGCTTCACTGACGTACGGCTTCTTCAGACGAGTGATGGAAGCATTCTGCAATAGTGCCGCCACTCCAGAGCTCCCTCCACAACAAGAACCTGAGAAAACCACAGTAGCTATGATCTGTGAAGCCACCAGTAAACTCTTCGGCGTGGACCACCATCCAATGACCCGAGTGCTTGGCTTTGGGGCCAGGTATCTCCAAGACAAATTCCCCATGTGGATTAGCAGGAATATAGACAAT GCAGAGGTTGAGGATGAAGAAGAGGTACATTGA